A section of the Malania oleifera isolate guangnan ecotype guangnan chromosome 2, ASM2987363v1, whole genome shotgun sequence genome encodes:
- the LOC131148309 gene encoding uncharacterized protein LOC131148309 — MLRGIARQVKVETRKDPTKQKYPPEIKEILVVLNYTDEQKVCYAAFKMTADAKRWWLSGKLLEEQRFGNMTVEEYEVKFVELSRFAPFLIPNEVRKVRKFKKGLRHRIYELVVGFQVHNFSDLVDNTSVLEKGIQSSTEPAEQKKRPAPSSFQAEAIQRSGKKWKDAVSSRQEIED; from the exons ATGTTGCGGGGTATAGCCCGGCAAGTCAAAGTTGAAACGAGGAAGGATCCGACAAAGCAGAAATATCCACCT GAAATAAAGGAGATCTTGGTTGTACTCAACTACACAGACGAGCAGAAGGTCTGTTATGCTGCATTTAAGATGACCGCAGATGCAAAACGTTGGTGGCTTTCTGGGAAGCTACTGGAGGAGCAAAGATTC GGAAATATGACAGTCGAAGAATATGAGGTCAAGTTTGTTGaattgtcacgttttgctccattCCTGATTCCAAATGAAGTAAGGAAGGTCAGGAAATTTAAAAAAGGCTTAAGACACAGAATTTATGAACTAGTGGTGGGATTCCAAGTTCATAATTTCTCGGATTTGGTAGATAACACTTCGGTGCTGGAGAAGGGCATCCAAAGTAGCACAGAGCCTGCAGAGCaaaagaagaggcctgcaccatctagttttcaagCTGAGGCCATTCAGAGATCAGGAAAGAAATGGAAAGATGCGGTCAGCTCGAGGCAGGAGATAGAAGATTAG